TTCTGGGCTACAATGAGCGTAATGGAAGGGTTGTAGTTCTTTGTTCTGAAAGCACGCTTGATATCTACCAGTTCCTCATTGAGGACCATATCAAACTGGCTCTCACTCACCCCGTCACGGAACAAAACAATCTTTGCAGGCCTGACTTGGTTCATTCGGGCATAGCTATGTACAAGCTCTAGGCACATTTCACCGAAGTTCACTATCTTCTCCTTCCGATGGTCCTGCGGGCGGACCCTTGCAGCATAGCGATTGGCTGCAGGCCAGTTGATGCTTCCAACAACTGCAGCAATCGAAGGACTCGTCGTGTTGCGGGACCCTGGGTGGTTTACATCGGCTCCAATGAACATGAAATGGGAGCTATCCAGGAGGGGGAAGCGTTCAAAGAGCTCAACATTGCTGCCACCAAGCTTTGCATTGATCTTAAGTGCGAGGTTCGCAAGATACTGGTCATTGCCTCTGTTAGCAAGGTTTGACAAACAACACTGAGTCACTATCCCAACTTCTGTCTCGGAGATCCACTTGAGGTACTTGTACCCGTTATCTTTTCTAGACATCACACAAAGAAGAAACTGTAACCGTCCTACGCCATAGTTATAGACCTCGTGCTCAACTGCCCCAAATATGTCTCTTAGACTTCTGACATTCGAAAGTGCTCTCATCGAGGCCTTTTGAGTGAAAAGGGGCTTCTCCATACGGATCTTGAGTTTTCGGCATCTCTCCACAAGTTCTGGaataaatttttcatggaTCAATTTGTTGCGGTCAAAAGAGCTGAAGTCGAGAATAGCCCACCGCTCGATCGATTTACCCTCAGCAACAGAATTATTGACAAGATTCCAGTGACACTTCCCAGGGTCAACCTGTATCCTTATCGGGTTGCCGCCGCGGTCCCCCAGTTTCAGGCCTGGTGGTTCAATGACACGTCCTACCACTTTTGTCATGTTCATGTCAACTTCGATCCCAAAATTTTTACTGACTTCTCCACTGCCACAGGAAGTAAGGACAAACTTAGAAAATAAGCTACATAAGAAAATTAAGACTATTCTGCTTAATCAAAATCGCATTCCAGCATTCTTTCTATCACAACATTAAGTTCTAATGCTTGTTATATCACAATATGTCCCAGGGAATATAGTTATAAACACACACTTGCATATCAACATATTATCTTCTTATGACTACTCGAAGACATTTATGTCATATCTAATGCAGTCAAATTCGAGTCTGAGATCAACACGTAGAATCGTAAGTTTCTATGAAGGATGCATGCAGTGTTTCagaaataattatatacatgtttttatgaataataacctcattttaggtaaaactGAGGATTGACTTATGTTCCTACTAATATCCTACAAAACAAATCCAACATTTTCTTCTTATTATAATTTCTAAAAGTTGATTTTGCTTAGTTCTCCAATTTTTGAGCTGCAAGCTAAAAAACTAATCAATTTCCTTAAATAGggatgaaaataataaaaaattaattgaacttTGACTCGGTAGACTCAAGTTTCTACTGATTTTACTGAATAATACACGAGTCTATCAAATTTCAGCGCcatgaaaagtaaaaatgtaaaatcgTAAGTTTTTAAGAGTCAGAATCGAGTTTCTGACAACATCTTACATCATAACATTTATAACAGGAAAATGAGCCATCATTAGATTTTACATACCCGCACGGTCCATCATCTGCACGAACCATCTCGTGTATTCGCATCTGCCGATCTCTAGGGCTAACCAAGGACATTTGTTTCAGCATGCGTCCCGCTTCCCAGTCCAACTGCTCCTTCGGATATCTCTGACCCTCGACCAATACGCAGAACTCCATCGGGACATAATTCTTCTTACTGCCCTTGCCCAGATCCAAGCATGGAATATCCAGATACCTAATCTCTTTGCCATACTTCCTCCAAAAATAATCAACGAGGTAGATTTCCCTTGTTGGACCCCGATGATCCGACCCTTCCTCGGGGAAGTATAAATTCCGCGTGGTCTTATCTGTTAGCTTCGCAACTATATACTTCTGCTTTGTCTGCCGGTGAGTTACTGTGACCTTTAAACCCTTTAACGCCTGCTCAGCTTCATATCTAAACTTTCCAAAGTTACTTACATTAAAACCGTGGACATGTTCTCTCAGAAAATCCAAAACTGCCATCTTTTTCCGAAAAGCCAAGACAGAGTAATCTAGCGACAAGGCCACG
Above is a window of Punica granatum isolate Tunisia-2019 chromosome 7, ASM765513v2, whole genome shotgun sequence DNA encoding:
- the LOC116213325 gene encoding protein argonaute 2, yielding MDSSRGSHRGRGYGHRGRGRGPVSDGDRDPNRRWRPAAPTLPPRPSPSRPPPPPVDEIVTELSRVSIGDVQTPSHGMGTVDKIFPAKRPDKGGVLAVGHVRLVVNHFPIRFNPQKTILHYDVSIRQDLPSEDSRSAARISKSNLSMIRNKLFMENPREFPLSMTAYDGEKNIFSAVPLPTGQFTVKLMEGEGEKERSYVVSITCVNELKLAKLKDYLAGKLLQIPREIMQGMDLVMKENPARRMISFGRNFYPLESRRGDDLGHGIAAFRGFQHSLKPTSQGVALSLDYSVLAFRKKMAVLDFLREHVHGFNVSNFGKFRYEAEQALKGLKVTVTHRQTKQKYIVAKLTDKTTRNLYFPEEGSDHRGPTREIYLVDYFWRKYGKEIRYLDIPCLDLGKGSKKNYVPMEFCVLVEGQRYPKEQLDWEAGRMLKQMSLVSPRDRQMRIHEMVRADDGPCGGEVSKNFGIEVDMNMTKVVGRVIEPPGLKLGDRGGNPIRIQVDPGKCHWNLVNNSVAEGKSIERWAILDFSSFDRNKLIHEKFIPELVERCRKLKIRMEKPLFTQKASMRALSNVRSLRDIFGAVEHEVYNYGVGRLQFLLCVMSRKDNGYKYLKWISETEVGIVTQCCLSNLANRGNDQYLANLALKINAKLGGSNVELFERFPLLDSSHFMFIGADVNHPGSRNTTSPSIAAVVGSINWPAANRYAARVRPQDHRKEKIVNFGEMCLELVHSYARMNQVRPAKIVLFRDGVSESQFDMVLNEELVDIKRAFRTKNYNPSITLIVAQKRHQTRLFPERDLGGGHNGNVPPGTVVDTTIVHPFDFDFYLCSHYGGIGTSKPTHYYVLWDEHGFASDPLEKLIYNLCFTFARCTKPVSLVTPVYYADLAAYRGRLYHEAVMDERSPASRASVSSFSSGASTSISSAGSFEDGLYKLHGDLENVMFFV